In a genomic window of Mycosarcoma maydis chromosome 5, whole genome shotgun sequence:
- a CDS encoding uncharacterized protein (related to KAR4 - transcription factor required for gene regulation in response to pheromones), translating into MSVDLHRTSVRNHPRWNTLVHLPDQQQQQKQPSPPACQRHDQLKKRFGIGSPKDDAVPLLLAQDVKGKSKAPSEPCTLGPNYNSQEHTLRNDYSQHFVDTGAGHLPANAVRNPWLSSRFQEYPKLRRLVQLKDSLVTRVAHPPTYLQADLRPSLEPFRNASRPANQFHLGSLIPVKYDVVLIDPPLEAYEWEATPTASSSAITHNAVSTWTWKDIAALPVPQLAAKESFVFLWVGSGAGDGLERGREVLAKWGYRRCEDIVCIRTNQPTEQAGVSNQQPSTSSAFTRSSQHCLVGIRGTVRRSTDAGFVHCNIDTDVILWQGPEDEIAFKGDAGRQTRQNRLPDLISKPPELYQTIENFCLGTRRLELFGRNRNLRRGWLTIGLEVGPDASGWPQEGKVALPAAGLPVLAESGMDELLQAHLEHIQIPKPYDKVEYDANFGVDQPGCDLRDRCNLVPYVEEVDQLRPKSPPPRGANDTFLRNGNPRYRSELPFSQAYRPNRHGTVMPSGLSSNRALRNMQSSLHAEHTAVHAYSRAGVAAPSPHTLGPEYGLPSMIAARAIGGVGGAGLSGLGAGGARTVSVPSGSDTLSGPQASVVKAKALAEAAAAAAAAAAAASAETSTNTADTSPG; encoded by the coding sequence ATGTCGGTCGACCTGCACCGCACAAGCGTTCGCAACCATCCTCGCTGGAACACACTCGTTCATCTGCCcgaccagcagcagcagcagaagcagccgTCACCGCCGGCGTGCCAGCGACATGAtcagctcaagaagcgGTTTGGCATTGGCAGCCCAAAAGACGACGCTGTTCCTCTCCTCTTGGCTCAGGACGTCAAAGGCAAATCAAAAGCACCTTCTGAGCCTTGCACTCTGGGCCCGAACTACAACTCGCAAGAACACACGCTGCGCAATGACTATTCACAGCACTTTGTCGATACAGGTGCTGGCCATCTACCAGCCAATGCGGTTCGCAACCCTTGGTTGAGCTCTCGCTTTCAAGAGTACCCAAAACTCCGACGGCTTGTCCAGCTAAAGGACTCGCTCGTTACCCGGGTCGCTCATCCCCCTACCTACCTGCAGGCAGACTTGAGGCCTTCGCTTGAGCCCTTTCGCAATGCTTCCCGCCCTGCCAACCAGTTCCACTTAGGTTCTCTGATTCCTGTCAAGTATGATgtcgtcttgatcgaccCTCCTCTCGAGGCTTACGAGTGGGAAGCCACGCCGACAGCGTCCTCCTCTGCGATCACCCACAACGCTGTGAGCACCTGGACATGGAAAGACATTGCTGCTTTGCCTGTACCGCAGCTTGCCGCAAAAGAAAGCTTCGTGTTTCTGTGGGTGGGCTCGGGCGCTGGAGACGGACTCGAGCGAGGCAGAGAAGTGTTGGCCAAGTGGGGTTACCGGCGATGTGAGGACATCGTCTGCATTCGCACTAATCAGCCGACGGAGCAGGCAGGTGTCAGCAACCAGCAGccttcgacgagctcggcctTTACACGCTCAAGTCAACACTGCCTCGTGGGCATTCGAGGCACGGTTCGCAGATCGACCGACGCTGGCTTCGTGCACTGCAACATCGATACCGACGTAATTCTCTGGCAAGGGCCTGAAGACGAGATTGCGTTCAAGGGAGATGCAGGCAGACAGACACGCCAAAACAGGCTGCCAGACCTGATAAGCAAACCACCAGAGCTTTATCAGACGATCGAAAACTTTTGCCTCGGCACTCGtcgtctcgagctgtttGGCCGCAATCGAAACTTGCGTCGTGGGTGGCTCACCATCGGCTTGGAGGTAGGTCCAGATGCATCTGGATGGCCGCAGGAGGGCAAGGTCGCTTTGCCGGCCGCTGGCTTGCCTGTGCTTGCCGAGAGTGGCATGGATGAGCTTTTGCAAGCACACCTCGAGCACATTCAGATACCAAAACCATACGACAAGGTCGAATACGATGCCAACTTTGGAGTTGACCAGCCTGGATGCGACTTGCGCGACCGCTGCAACTTGGTTCCCTATGTCGAAGAAGTGGATCAGCTTCGGCCAAAGTCGCCACCGCCGAGGGGCGCCAATGACACCTTCCTTCGCAACGGCAACCCGAGGTATCGATCGGAGCTACCGTTCAGCCAAGCGTACCGGCCAAACAGGCATGGTACTGTCATGCCAAGCGGTCTGAGCAGCAACCGAGCGCTTCGAAATATGCAGTCATCTTTGCATGCGGAGCACACGGCAGTTCACGCGTATAGCCGTGCAGGCGTTGCGGCTCCGTCACCACACACCCTGGGGCCGGAATATGGCTTACCTTCGATGATCGCAGCGCGAGCCATTGGAGGAGTTGGCGGCGCTGGGCTGTCGGGTCTCGGTGCTGGAGGTGCGAGGACTGTCAGCGTGCCAAGTGGAAGCGACACATTGAGTGGTCCGCAAGCCAGCGTGgtcaaagccaaagccttggccgaagcagcagcagcagcagctgctgctgctgctgctgcgagcgCTGAAACTTCAACTAACACAGCCGATACCTCGCCCGGATGA
- a CDS encoding uncharacterized protein (related to CAC2 - component of the chromatin assembly complex) produces MVRSVTFEIRWHDTQPIYSCSFQPLPANHLRRVLDHNMGQAAGLAPGKGLSEIESSSLSTSTTAAGPIASSSKLAQPPVMAGGQSWRLATAGGDNNARIWMVHPNIPSPAAMASAAAVSGSAVVAPHPPRVEYLATLQRHSGVVNVVRFCPKGELLATAGDDGNVLFWVPSDRSKPGFGDASSLEGESQFEKEFWRVKLMCRATQQELYDMAWSPNGETLAVGGTDFVARIINVQDGHVIREISEHNHYVQGIAWDPLNEFIATQSSDRTVHVHNLQTRRHDRDRDVNEKAATSSADAGITSSQLVSKNAKLDLHRRNGSSGGFVWDQYYSKPALPRRTSSHASQASDGEGARESFVASLRGRSKRGSTPIDLAHTSAAVARSVTPSAAAVSSSSSVSAATAAARASTPTPVASVPPSPFSTNSAAVTAHAMNPPQTTPSRRSSFSGSNFDVGSPPTSTTSLAPASTLAASHGVKPGATSTEHSLSVTSGAAAGDAGRRGGSVSRSASRTRSIRSPSPIPPLPAIRAPPSPKQRMQAAAASGLGGPLAKASMRLYGDENFSGFFRRLSFSPDGGLLVTPSGLFDPPPPPASPTVNLSSPRKSPAALNSTSATATAAAAAAAAAAASSSPQLGPANKSAVYLYARGNFARSNSPIAVLPGHKTATLVVRFSPILYELRRTPRASLGADDDEGIAPHPTIPLEAGKQKTVSLRMEPSRSAFSPSLGATQTKDFSVPSASPSQSDKPSANMTRQDARSPPRGISVIGLPYRMVYAVATQDSVWIYDTQQTGPICCFSNMHYASFTDLTWSPDGQTLMMSSTDGYCSVVVFDYAELGVPYAFSAQPALKAPAPGVPAPAHIAEGKSTGSAPNTPKMASPAVLAPAAAGSGVGSAAEAYASAIASTPAGLGLAMPAHSSASASAPSTTAEASTNDANEAPKKKRRIAPTLERPLGS; encoded by the coding sequence ATGGTCCGTTCCGTCACCTTCGAGATTAGGTGGCATGACACCCAGCCCATTTACAGCTGCTCCTTTCAGCCTCTCCCTGCCAACCATCTCAGGCGTGTTCTCGACCACAACATGGGTCAAGCTGCCGGCCTCGCACCTGGCAAAGGCCTGTCAGAGATCGAGTCTTCGTCTCTTTCAACCAGTACCACAGCCGCTGGTCCCATAGCCTCATCATCAAAGCTCGCTCAACCGCCTGTCATGGCGGGCGGTCAAAGTTGGAGGCTAGCTACTGCCGGCGGTGACAACAATGCGCGCATCTGGATGGTACACCCCAACATCCCATCTCCTGCTGCAATGGCGAGCGCTGCCGCCGTTTCGGGTTCTGCTGTCGTCGCACCACATCCACCTCGCGTCGAATACCTCGCTACACTTCAGAGACACTCAGGCGTGGTCAACGTCGTTCGATTCTGCCCCAAGGGCGAGTTGCTCGCAACTGCAGGCGATGACGGCAACGTTCTCTTCTGGGTCCCCAGTGACCGCAGCAAACCTGGCTTCGGTGATGCCTCTTCCCTCGAAGGCGAAAGTCAGTTTGAGAAAGAGTTTTGGCGAGTCAAACTGATGTGTCGTGCCACCCAGCAAGAACTCTACGACATGGCATGGAGTCCCAACGGCGAAACGCTGGCTGTAGGTGGCACCGACTTTGTCGCGCGCATCATCAATGTCCAAGATGGCCACGTCATTCGCGAAATTTCGGAGCACAATCACTACGTACAAGGCATTGCCTGGGATCCTCTCAACGAGTTCATCGCAACGCAGAGCAGCGACCGCACCGTCCATGTCCACAACCTGCAAACACGTCGACATGACCGTGATCGTGACGTCAACGAAAAAGCTGCTACCAGCTCCGCAGACGCTGGAATCACTTCCTCGCAGCTCGTGAGCAAAAACGCCAAGCTTGACCTCCATCGTAGAAATGGCAGCTCGGGTGGCTTTGTGTGGGATCAGTACTACTCCAAGCCTGCCTTGCCCAGACGCACCAGCAGCCATGCTAGCCAAGCTAGCGACGGAGAAGGCGCCAGGGAAAGCTTTGTGGCCAGTCTTCGAGGTAGGTCCAAACGCGGTAGCACGCCCATCGACTTGGCCCACACCAGCGCCGCTGTTGCCCGCTCCGTTACTCCGTCCGCCGCGGCAGTGTCTTCCAGTTCATCGGTCTCGGCTGCGACGGCTGCCGCGCGTGCGAGCACTCCCACGCCTGTCGCTTCGGTGCCGCCCAGTCCTTTCTCCACCAACAGCGCCGCTGTCACCGCCCATGCCATGAATCCACCGCAGACCACACCCAGCCGCCGATCCAGCTTCAGCGGAAGCAATTTTGACGTCGGCTCACCACCTACGAGCACCACCTCGCTTGCACCGGCTTCCACTTTGGCCGCTTCGCACGGCGTCAAGCCGGGAGCCACCTCCACCGAGCATAGTTTGTCGGTGACCAGTGGCGCAGCTGCCGGCGATGCGGGTCGCAGAGGTGGTAGTGTAAGTCGCTCGGCTTCACGGACACGCAGCATACGCTCTCCCTCACCTATCCCACCTTTGCCCGCCATTCGAGCGCCACCTTCGCCCAAGCAACGCatgcaagcagcagcggcatcAGGTCTTGGAGGTCCGCTCGCGAAAGCATCGATGCGTTTGTACGGTGACGAAAACTTTAGCGGCTTTTTCCGTCGCCTTTCCTTCAGTCCCGATGGTGGTCTGCTAGTGACACCCAGCGGTCTTTTCGATCCGCCTCCGCCACCAGCATCTCCGACAGTCAACCTCTCGTCGCCCAGAAAAAGCCCGGCGGCACTCAATTCTACAAGTGctactgctactgctgcggctgcggctgcggctgcggctgctgccagctcAAGCCCTCAGCTGGGCCCAGCCAACAAGAGTGCCGTCTATCTTTACGCAAGAGGCAATTTCGCTCGGTCCAATTCGCCCATTGCAGTTCTACCCGGTCACAAGACGGCGACGCTCGTGGTGCGATTCTCGCCGATTCTGTACGAGTTGCGCAGAACGCCGCGCGCTTCGTTGGGagcagacgacgatgaaggTATTGCACCTCATCCAACGATCCCGCTCGAAGCCGGCAAGCAAAAGACCGTGTCTCTCCGAATGGAACCGTCGCGCAGTGCGTTTTCGCCTTCTCTCGGTGCGACGCAGACCAAGGATTTCTCGGTGCCGTCCGCATCTCCATCGCAATCAGACAAGCCCTCAGCCAACATGACTCGTCAAGACGCCCGCTCGCCTCCGCGCGGGATCAGCGTCATTGGGCTCCCCTATCGTATGGTCTATGCGGTAGCCACCCAAGATAGCGTCTGGATTTATGACACACAGCAGACAGGTCCGATCTGCTGTTTCAGCAATATGCACTATGCAAGCTTCACCGATCTCACCTGGTCACCTGACGGACAGACGCTCATGATGTCGTCCACCGACGGCTACTGTTCTGTGGTGGTGTTTGACTATGCAGAATTGGGTGTGCCGTATGCATTCTCTGCTCAGCCGGCGCTGAAGGCTCCTGCTCCCGGTGTGCCAGCTCCTGCGCATATTGCGGAAGGCAAGTCGACAGGCTCGGCGCCGAATACGCCCAAGATGGCCAGCCCAGCCGTGCTTGCccctgcagcagctggtaGTGGTGTGGGATCTGCAGCTGAAGCATACGCATCTGCTATCgcgtcgacgccagcaGGGTTGGGTCTGGCTATGCCGGCTCACTCGTCAGCGTCCGCATCCGCGCCAAGTACGACAGCCGAAGCGAGCACAAACGATGCCAACGAAGCaccaaagaagaagcgcagaATTGCGCCCACGTTGGAACGTCCTCTTGGCTCTTGA
- a CDS encoding thymidylate synthase (related to thymidylate synthase) gives MAMPRVFLARHGETEWSISGQHTGRSDIPLTPHGEEVMRQLAPSIVGVGNGKLIDPTRLNHIFVSPRKRSQRTLEIMLQHIPASQRLGIPDVEIVQDCREWDYGAYEGLKTDEIRAKHPGWDIWTEGTPDHPDRPDELPGESAQHMSDRVDSVIAKIRSLQSGHVDKRNQGHDVGSKTCDVLLVCHGHFNRVFVARWLGLPLTNGRLFEMDAGGMVVLGYAHHSFAEPTVAGIFSSKTGPKGDKEGAPGSCGSAKHEESQYLELVQRVISTGESRPDRTGTGTLALFAPQPSLRFDLTNGTLPLLTTKRVFFRGVLEELLWFVGGKTDAKLLTEKSVHIWDGNGSRAFLDSRGLSHRREGDLGPVYGFQWRHFGATYKDCDTDYAGQGVDQLASVIDKIRNNPTDRRILLSAWNPADLELMALPPCHMFAQFFVSNLDAYSKGQGKKHLSCQMYQRSCDLGLGVPFNIASYALLTYMIAKVTDCEPKELILAMGDAHVYKDHVQPLKAQLERDPLPFPKLKIERDVKDIDDFTFDDFVVQGYKCHGKIDMKMSV, from the coding sequence ATGGCGATGCCTCGCGTGTTCCTCGCGCGACACGGCGAGACCGAATGGTCCATCTCGGGCCAGCACACTGGTCGATCCGATATCCCACTCACCCCACACGGTGAAGAGGTGATGCGACAACTTGCGCccagcatcgtcggcgtcggcaaCGGCAAGTTGATTGACCCGACTAGACTCAATCACATCTTTGTCAGTCCACGCAAGCGATCGCAGCGTACGCTTGAGATCATGCTACAGCACATCCCCGCCTCGCAGCGTTTGGGCATCCCTGACGTCGAGATCGTCCAGGACTGCCGCGAGTGGGACTACGGTGCGTACGAAGGGCTCAAGACGGACGAGATTCGAGCCAAACATCCCGGATGGGATATCTGGACCGAAGGAACACCCGATCATCCTGACAGACCCGACGAGCTGCCAGGTGAGTCGGCACAGCACATGAGCGATCGTGTTGACTCGGTCATCGCTAAAATCCGCAGTCTGCAATCTGGGCATGTCGACAAGCGCAATCAGGGTCACGATGTGGGCAGTAAGACGTGCGATGTTCTACTTGTATGCCACGGTCACTTCAACCGGGTGTTCGTTGCTCGATGGCTCGGTTTACCGCTGACCAACGGACGTTTGTTCGAAATGGATGCAGGCGGAATGGTGGTCCTCGGCTATGCGCATCACAGCTTTGCTGAACCTACCGTCGCCGGTATCTTCTCGTCCAAAACTGGCCCCAAGGGTGACAAGGAAGGTGCTCCCGGCTCGTGTGGGTCAGCGAAACACGAAGAATCGCAGTACCTCGAGCTGGTTCAACGAGTTATCTCAACGGGCGAATCAAGACCGGATCGAACGGGCACAGGTACGCTCGCACTTTTCGCTCCGCAACCGAGTTTGCGATTCGACTTGACGAACGGCACCTTGCCTCTGCTCACCACCAAGCGAGTGTTCTTCCGCGGAGTGCTGGAGGAGTTACTCTGGTTCGTGGGTGGTAAAACCGATGCCAAGCTTCTCACCGAGAAGAGCGTGCACATTTGGGACGGCAACGGATCTCGGGCCTTCCTCGACTCTCGTGGACTCTCGCATCGTCGGGAAGGCGATCTAGGACCCGTCTATGGTTTCCAATGGCGACACTTTGGTGCTACGTACAAAGACTGTGATACCGACTACGCCGGTCAGGGTGTCGATCAACTGGCTTCCGTGATCGACAAGATTCGCAACAATCCTACCGATCGTCGTATCTTGCTCAGCGCATGGAACCCGGCAGATCTCGAACTGATGGCGCTTCCGCCATGCCACATGTTTGCTCAATTCTTTGTCTCGAACCTGGACGCCTATTCGAAGGGTCAAGGTAAAAAGCACCTCTCGTGCCAGATGTACCAGCGTTCCTGCGACCTTGGGTTGGGTGTACCTTTCAACATTGCTAGCTATGCGTTGCTAACCTACATGATCGCCAAAGTGACCGATTGCGAACCCAAGGAACTCATACTGGCAATGGGTGATGCTCACGTTTACAAGGACCATGTGCAACCGCTCAAGGCGCAGTTGGAGAGAGACCCGCTTCCCTTCCCTAAGCTCAAGATCGAAAGGGACGTCAAGGATATTGACGACTTTACGTTCGATGATTTCGTCGTGCAAGGTTACAAATGTCACGGAAAGATCGATATGAAGATGAGCGTTTAG
- a CDS encoding 40S ribosomal protein RACK1, with translation MSESLVYKGSLAGHKGWITAIATSQENPDLLLTASRDRTIIVWQLSRDDSNYGYPKRILHGHNHFVSDIVISSDGQFALSASWDKTLRLWDLNTGTTTRRFVGHTADVLSVSFSADNRQIVSGSRDRTIKLWNTLGECKFNITDDGHSEWVSCVRFSPNPQNPVIVSAGWDKVVKVWELSKCKLKTNHYGHTGYINTVTVSPDGSLCASGGKDGITMLWELTDGKHLYSLEAGDTVNALVFSPNRYWLCAATASCIKIFDLESKSIVDELKPEFTGVGKNSADPECLSLAWSADGQTLFAGYSDNIVRVFTVL, from the exons AT GTCTGAGTCTCTCGTCTACAAGGGCTCCCTCGCCGGCCACAAGGGCTGGATTACCGCCATTGCCACCTCGCAGGAGAACCCCGACCTGCTGCTTACCGCTTCGCGTGACcgcaccatcatcgtctgGCAGCTTTCGCGCGACGACTCCAACTACGGTTACCCTAAGCGCATCCTCCACGGTCACAACCACTTCGTGTCCGACATTGTCATCTCCTCCGACGGACAGTTCGCTCTTTCCGCTTCGTGGGACAAGACGCTCCGTCTTTGGGACTTGAACACCGGCACCACCACCCGTCGTTTCGTCGGTCACACCGCCGATGTGCTCTCGGTCTCCTTCTCCGCCGACAACCGTCAGATCGTCTCTGGTTCGCGTGACCGCACCATCAAGCTCTGGAACACCCTCGGCGAGTGCAAGTTCAACATCACCGACGACGGCCACTCCGAGTGGGTCAGCTGTGTCCGCTTCAGCCCTAACCCCCAGAACCCCGTCATTGTCTCGGCTGGTTGGGACAAGGTCGTCAAG GTTTGGGAGCTCAGCAAGTGCAAGTTGAAGACCAACCACTACGGCCACACTGGCTACATCAACACGGTCACTGTCTCGCCCGATGGATCGCTCTGCGCCTCCGGTGGCAAGGACGGTATCACCATGCTTTGGGAGCTTACCGACGGCAAGCACCTCTACTCGCTCGAGGCTGGTGACACTGTCAACGCTCTCGTCTTCTCGCCCAACCGTTACTGGCTCTGcgctgccaccgcctcgTGCATCAAGATCTTCGATCTCGAGTCCAagagcatcgtcgatgagctcaAGCCCGAGTTCACCGGTGTTGGCAAGAACTCGGCTGACCCCGAGTgcctctcgctcgcctgGTCCGCCGACGGTCAGACCCTCTTCGCCGGTTACTCGGACAACATTGTCCGTGTCTTCACTGTTTTGTAA
- a CDS encoding 60S ribosomal protein uL11: MAPKIDPNEIKIIYLRATGGEVGASSALAPKIGPLGLSPKKVGEDIAKATGDWKGLRVTVQLTVQNRQAAVSVVPSASSLVIKALKEPPRDRKKEKNIKHGGNIPLDEIVEIARKMRFKSFAKSLSGTVKEILGTAQSVGCTVNGQNPHAIIEGIDAGEIEIDDE; the protein is encoded by the exons ATGGCGCCCAAGATCGACCCCAACGAGATCAAG ATCATCTACCTCCGTGCCACCGGTGGTGAGGTTGGTGCCTCTTCGGCGCTCGCCCCCAAGATTGGTCCTCTTGGTCTTTCGCCCAAGAAGGTCGGTGAAGACATTGCCAAGGCCACTGGTGACTGGAAGGGTCTGCGTGTCACTGTCCAGCTTACCGTCCAGAACCGTCAGGCTGCCGTCTCGGTCGTCccctcggcctcgtcgctcgtcatcaaggcgctcaaggagcCCCCTCGTGACCgcaagaaggagaagaacaTCAAGCACGGTGGCAACATCCCTCTCGACGAGATTGTCGAGATTGCCCGCAAGATGCGCTTCAAGTCTTTTGCCAAGAGCCTCTCGGGTACCGTCAAGGAGATCCTCGGCACTGCCCAGTCGGTCGGCTGCACTGTCAACGGCCAGAACCCTCacgccatcatcgagggcatcgacgccggcgagatcgagattGACGACGAGTAA
- a CDS encoding p21-activated kinase, with protein MSGFRGTSNGPQGAPQGGSFGSLTPSRPAPPVPSSKHNDPFLPPLSQYNAASAGMGAGGGSYTGPLRPAGPGATASSGAPANHLAGNNSGWQQAGPNATTSGAAVVRKGWVSVKEDGIRSWIWSKRWLALREQTLTFHKNETTYQAVALVFLKDISNVSRTDLKPYCIEVETKEKTFYLQLKSDEELYGWMDDIYSRSPLMGVSSPTNFVHQVHVGFDPISGAFTGLPEQWSKLLTTSAITREDYEKNPQAVLDVLEFYTDIQKRERDDFGLGTPTMNVQAGRKPNEIPSASSAPRFKAGTGFAGSAGADSASNLSKDAPQYPAASKPPSDAFRSSSAAAASSSSASSLRPAQPAMTRRPSDDGRQGASSPALSQASSSRLGGSNDSKYVRATPSSSASPANAYQDLVPSRKAPTAPGSVKPPTPSSSLASTRPAPPPPNSSTPSSRTANDAGVQGLNVKTKELKLGSDSSSASASTTGAAKAATVAKQPSPVAAAPNAAAAAPVKPLQMAKKETNAKTAQQKEAERRISTMSEAQIMDKLRSVVSQDDPNMLYSKIKKVGQGASGSVFVAKTLATGQRVAIKTMDLSQQPRKELIVNEILVMKESQHPNIVNFLNSFLVRNNELWVIMEYMEGGALTDVIDNNTLEEDQIAAICLETCKGLEHLHSQSIIHRDIKSDNVLLNASGQVKITDFGFCAKLTDQKSKRATMVGTPYWMAPEVVKQKEYGAKVDIWSLGIMAIEMIENEPPYLDEEPLKALYLIATNGTPTLKKPETLSKNLKSFLAVCLCADVKSRASADELLHHPFLQSACPLSSLAPLLRFRNKPDR; from the coding sequence ATGTCTGGCTTTCGTGGCACGTCAAATGGCCCGCAAGGCGCGCCACAAGGAGGCTCCTTTGGCTCCTTGACACCATCACGACCAGCGCCGCCGGTTCCGTCGAGCAAGCACAACGATCCCTTCCTGCCACCACTCTCCCAGTACAATGCAGCTTCTGCGGGTATGGGCGCTGGCGGTGGCTCTTACACCGGTCCACTCCGCCCTGCTGGTCCGGGTGCCACCGCCTCTTCTGGAGCCCCAGCCAACCATCTCGCCGGCAACAATTCCGGCTGGCAGCAGGCCGGTCCCAATGCCACCACCAgcggcgctgctgttgtgaGGAAAGGCTGGGTCAGCGTCAAGGAAGACGGCATTCGCTCTTGGATCTGGAGCAAACGTTGGCTCGCGCTCCGCGAGCAGACGCTCACCTTTCACAAGAACGAGACCACCTACCAAGCCGTTGCCCTCGTTTTCCTCAAAGATATTTCCAATGTCTCGCGTACCGATCTCAAGCCGTACtgcatcgaggtcgagacCAAGGAAAAGACTTTTTACTTGCAGCTCAAGAGCGACGAAGAACTCTATGGCTGGATGGACGACATCTactctcgctcgccgctCATGGGCGTCTCTTCACCCACCAACTTTGTCCACCAGGTTCATGTCGGCTTTGATCCCATCAGTGGAGCCTTCACCGGTCTGCCCGAGCAATggtccaagctgctcacAACGTCGGCCATCACGCGCGAGGACTATGAAAAGAACCCTCAGGCTGTGCTCGATGTGCTTGAATTCTACACCGACATTCAGAAGCGCGAGCGTGACGACTTTGGCCTTGGCACGCCTACCATGAATGTCCAGGCTGGACGCAAGCCCAACGAGATCCCGAGCGCTTCTTCGGCGCCCCGTTTCAAAGCTGGGACGGGCTTTGCCGGAAGTGCTGGAGCCGACTCGGCATCGAATTTGAGCAAAGATGCGCCTCAATATCCCGCTGCGTCCAAACCTCCTTCGGACGCTTTCCGAAGCTCGtccgctgccgctgcatcgtcgtccagcgCGTCTTCGTTGAGACCCGCGCAGCCTGCCATGACAAGGCGACCCTCGGATGACGGTCGACAAGGCGCATCCAGCCCGGCTTTGTCTCAGGCGTCCTCATCCCGGCTCGGTGGCTCCAACGATTCCAAGTACGTTCGCGCCACACCTAGTTCCAGTGCGTCGCCTGCCAACGCATACCAAGATCTGGTGCCTTCGCGCAAGGCGCCCACCGCTCCCGGCTCTGTCAAGCCTCCGACCCCATCGTCATCACTGGCCTCTACCCGACCCGCACCGCCGCCTCCCAACTCGTCGACGCCTTCTAGCCGAACGGCCAACGACGCCGGTGTGCAGGGTCTCAACGTCAAGACCAAGGAGCTCAAACTTGGAAGCGACTCTTCCTCTGCTTCGGCATCGACCACtggtgctgccaaagctgccaCTGTGGCCAAGCAACCTTCGCCAGTCGCGGCAGCACCAAatgcggctgcagctgcaccggTCAAACCGTTGCAGATGGCCAAAAAGGAGACAAACGCAAAGACTGCGCAACAAAAAGAAGCGGAGCGCCGTATCAGCACCATGTCTGAGGCGCAGATCATGGACAAGCTGCGCTCAGTGGTGAGCCAGGACGATCCCAATATGCTGTACAGCAAGATCAAAAAGGTGGGCCAGGGTGCCTCGGGATCTGTATTCGtggccaagacgctcgCCACGGGTCAACGTGTagcgatcaagacgatggACCTTTCTCAGCAGCCACGTAAGGAACTCATCGTCAACGAGATTCTTGTCATGAAAGAGTCGCAACACCCCAACATTGTCAACTTCCTCAACTCGTTCCTGGTGCGCAACAACGAGCTGTGGGTCATCATGGAGTACATGGAGGGAGGTGCACTTACCGATGTGATTGATAACAACACGCTCGAGGAGGATCAAATTGCTGCCATCTGCCTCGAGACGTGCAAAGGTCTGGAGCACCTGCACAGCCAGAGCATCATCCACCGTGATATCAAGTCCGACAATGtgctgctcaacgccaGCGGCCAGGTGAAGATCACTGATTTCGGTTTCTGCGCTAAGCTGACGGATCAGAAGTCGAAACGTGCTACGATGGTGGGCACTCCATATTGGATGGCTCCCGAGGTGGTCAAGCAGAAAGAGTACGGAGCCAAGGTCGACATTTGGAGTTTAGGCATCATGGCCATTGAGATGATTGAGAACGAGCCGCCTTACTTGGATGAAGAGCCGCTCAAGGCGCTGTACCTGATCGCCACCAACGGCACGCCGACGCTTAAGAAGCCCGAGACGTTGTCCAAGAACCTCaagagcttcttggccgttTGTTTGTGTGCTGACGTCAAGAGCCGTGCTTCCGctgacgagctgcttcaCCATCCCTTCCTGCAATCGGCTTGTCCGCTGTCGAGCCTCGCGCCGTTGCTCCGCTTCCGCAACAAGCCCGATCGTTGA